The window TGCAACAAATGGCACATCATCTATAAGCGCTATCACCTGCCCCTTTTTAACAATGGAATTAAAATCAGCATATATCTCCTTTATTGTGCCTGAAACCTGAGTTCCAATCAGAACAGTTGTAACAGCATTCAATGTCCCTGATGCTGATATGCTTGATTGTATATCACCCCTTTCAACCCTTGCAGTCTTATATTTTATATCTTGAGCCTTTTTACTGAATATAAAATACCATCCTAAAATTAAAATCAAAACAATTGCCAACAATATTATAATCTTTTTTATCATACGCCCTTAGCCCTTAGCCCTTTATTTATCATATCAATGCCTCCACAAACCCTTCTGCGCTGAACTCCTGAAGGTCTTCTGCATCTTCACCAACACCTATATAGCGGATTGGTATCTTTAGTTCATCTGCAATAGCAACAACAATACCCCCTTTTGCAGTGCCGTCAAGTTTTGTAAGCACAATGCCGGTTACGCCAATTGTCTCATTAAAGAGCCTTGCCTGACTCAGTGCATTCTGCCCTGTAGATGCGTCCAAAACAAGAAGGATTTCATGGTGTGCAGAAGGCATTTCTCTATTTATAACCCTCTTTATCTTTTTTAACTCTTCCATCAGATTTGTCTTTGTATGGAGTCTTCCTTCAGTATCAAGTATTAAAACATCCACACCCCTTGCATTACTGGCCTTCATTGCATCAAATGCAACTGCAGCAGGGTCGCTGCCGTGAACATGTTTTATTATCTCACACCCCACCCTTTTTGCCCATACATCTAACTGCTCTACAGCTGCTGCCCTGAATGTATCACCTGCTGCAAGCATAACCTTTTTGCCGTCCTTCTTGAACCTTTTAGCAAGTTTTCCGATAGTTGTTGTCTTGCCAACACCGTTTATACCCACCATCATAATTACAAAAGGTTTGTGTTCAAATGCCTTGACTACAGCATTACTACACATCCGAGACCCTTTAAAAATATCTAACACTACCTCTTTTAGATAACATTTAAACTCTTCAATATCCGTTGTTTTAGGTTTATCTTTCAATTTTTCAAGGATTTTTAAAGAGGTGTTCACCCCTACATCAGAACTTACAAGGATCTCTTCCAGTGCATCTGAAAATTCCTGCCTTGATGCGGTATTTAAAAATATCCCTTTGAGTTTATCAGTAAAACTATTATGGGTCTTTGCCAGTCCTTGTTTAAGTCTATTAAATATATTTTTCATATACCATCAAATAACATAAAAAATGGCTCTTAATAAAGAGATATTTTTAAAAACTTGCTCAAAAAACTGCTTGACTGCGCTATTAAGAAAGTTATAATCTTTGTCCATGCCTAACCGTATCATAAATTCCATCTGTTCTAAAAGCCAAATCAGTTTTACTAAACTCACCGCATATATTGCCCTAATCATCGTTGCCGCATCAATCGCTGTCATTTTTATTGGCGCAGGAATCATAAGAGACAAGGCGATTCATGACTTGGCAAGACAAGAGGCAAAACAGACAAGCCAGTTTGTATTTCAATCCCTTTATTCCGCAATGAGCAAGGGGT of the Deltaproteobacteria bacterium genome contains:
- the ftsY gene encoding signal recognition particle-docking protein FtsY, translated to MKNIFNRLKQGLAKTHNSFTDKLKGIFLNTASRQEFSDALEEILVSSDVGVNTSLKILEKLKDKPKTTDIEEFKCYLKEVVLDIFKGSRMCSNAVVKAFEHKPFVIMMVGINGVGKTTTIGKLAKRFKKDGKKVMLAAGDTFRAAAVEQLDVWAKRVGCEIIKHVHGSDPAAVAFDAMKASNARGVDVLILDTEGRLHTKTNLMEELKKIKRVINREMPSAHHEILLVLDASTGQNALSQARLFNETIGVTGIVLTKLDGTAKGGIVVAIADELKIPIRYIGVGEDAEDLQEFSAEGFVEALI